A genomic window from Salvia hispanica cultivar TCC Black 2014 chromosome 5, UniMelb_Shisp_WGS_1.0, whole genome shotgun sequence includes:
- the LOC125189271 gene encoding uncharacterized protein LOC125189271 has product MAAYASRRSNGPILGSTSYSARINPPSPIDIYNRSQNRSISITTRVDKKPAAGPKRACMCSPTNHPGSFRCSLHKSVATKPQTPPSGRLNMRRSAMKNSLVRIGAVEGEWVRRALAALIRPSSHQQRRRAEFRRRPTRLSVGS; this is encoded by the coding sequence ATGGCTGCGTACGCATCTCGCAGATCCAACGGACCAATCCTGGGATCCACCTCCTATTCCGCCAGAATCAACCCGCCTTCCCCCATAGACATTTACAACCGCTCGCAAAACCGGTCCATCTCCATCACCACCCGAGTCGATAAAAAACCGGCTGCCGGCCCGAAGCGCGCGTGCATGTGCTCGCCCACGAACCACCCCGGTTCGTTCCGGTGCAGCCTGCACAAATCAGTCGCGACCAAGCCCCAAACGCCGCCGTCCGGCAGGCTCAACATGAGGCGCTCCGCCATGAAGAATTCTCTGGTCCGGATTGGCGCCGTCGAAGGGGAATGGGTTCGGAGAGCGCTCGCCGCTTTGATTCGGCCGTCGTCCCATCAGCAGCGCCGCCGCGCCGAGTTCAGGCGCCGCCCGACCCGCCTCTCCGTCGGGTCCTAG